The following are encoded together in the Thunnus maccoyii chromosome 18, fThuMac1.1, whole genome shotgun sequence genome:
- the LOC121883754 gene encoding interferon-induced protein 44-like isoform X1: protein MKWFKIWLMSYLNYISADLSKPWREMPENKTDDLSFVENYQPKKVKHLRILLHGPVGAGKSSFINSVISCLQGRINCNRAFTDATSGSSFTTQYKSHKIKTENSASSCPFVFNDTMGLEERNNHGVHVEDIKLAMKGHVRENYMFDPESPLSEGDEGYNPCPTLDDKVHILVFVVDAGKLSLMDDKVVKKMKDVRRAASDLGIPQLAILTKIDEACPTAKTNVQDVYKNKCLKEQVDMFSQLVGLQLSCIFLVKNYGSEVFTNDDIDTMILNTLRQIINYGEDFLDNLEQN, encoded by the exons ATGAAGTGGTTTAAAATATGGCTTATGTCTTATTTAAACTATATATCTGCAGATTTAAGTAAGCCATGGAGGGAGATGCCAGA gaacaaaactGATGATCTCAGCTTTGTGGAAAATTATCAACCAAAAAAGGTCAAACATCTCAGAATTCTGCTTCATGGACCAGTTGGTGCTGGCAAGTCCAGTTTCATCAACTCTGTCATCAGCTGTTTACAAGGCAGAATTAACTGTAACAGAGCTTTCACAGATGCAACCTCTGGGAGCAGCTTCACCACTCAA TACAAATCTCACAAAATCAAGACTGAAAACTCAGCCAGTTCTTGTCCCTTTGTTTTCAATGACACCATGGGCCTTGAGGAAAGAAATAACCATGGAGTCCATGTGGAAGACATCAAACTGGCCATGAAAGGACATGTGAGAGAAAACTACATG TTTGATCCTGAATCCCCATTGTCTGAGGGTGATGAAGGTTACAACCCATGCCCCACACTAGATGACAAAGTTCACATTCTGGTTTTTGTTGTTGACGCTGGTAAATTATCTTTAATGGATGATAAGGTTGTGAAGAAAATGAAGGATGTACGACGGGCAGCCTCTGACTTGG GGATTCCCCAATTGGCAATTCTAACAAAAATTGATGAAGCCTGTCCTACGGCTAAAACAAATGTACAAGATGTCTATAAAAACAAGTGTCTGAAGGAACAg GTTGACATGTTCAGCCAGTTGGTGGGCCTTCAACTGAGCTGCATCTTTCTTGTGAAGAACTACGGTTCAGAAGTCTTCACAAATGATGACATTGACACAATGATACTGAACACACTGAGACAGATAATAAACTATGGAGAGGACTTCCTGGACAACCTGgagcaaaactga
- the LOC121883754 gene encoding interferon-induced protein 44-like isoform X4 produces MGGDLSKPWREMPENKTDDLSFVENYQPKKVKHLRILLHGPVGAGKSSFINSVISCLQGRINCNRAFTDATSGSSFTTQYKSHKIKTENSASSCPFVFNDTMGLEERNNHGVHVEDIKLAMKGHVRENYMFDPESPLSEGDEGYNPCPTLDDKVHILVFVVDAGKLSLMDDKVVKKMKDVRRAASDLGIPQLAILTKIDEACPTAKTNVQDVYKNKCLKEQVDMFSQLVGLQLSCIFLVKNYGSEVFTNDDIDTMILNTLRQIINYGEDFLDNLEQN; encoded by the exons ATGGGAGGAG ATTTAAGTAAGCCATGGAGGGAGATGCCAGA gaacaaaactGATGATCTCAGCTTTGTGGAAAATTATCAACCAAAAAAGGTCAAACATCTCAGAATTCTGCTTCATGGACCAGTTGGTGCTGGCAAGTCCAGTTTCATCAACTCTGTCATCAGCTGTTTACAAGGCAGAATTAACTGTAACAGAGCTTTCACAGATGCAACCTCTGGGAGCAGCTTCACCACTCAA TACAAATCTCACAAAATCAAGACTGAAAACTCAGCCAGTTCTTGTCCCTTTGTTTTCAATGACACCATGGGCCTTGAGGAAAGAAATAACCATGGAGTCCATGTGGAAGACATCAAACTGGCCATGAAAGGACATGTGAGAGAAAACTACATG TTTGATCCTGAATCCCCATTGTCTGAGGGTGATGAAGGTTACAACCCATGCCCCACACTAGATGACAAAGTTCACATTCTGGTTTTTGTTGTTGACGCTGGTAAATTATCTTTAATGGATGATAAGGTTGTGAAGAAAATGAAGGATGTACGACGGGCAGCCTCTGACTTGG GGATTCCCCAATTGGCAATTCTAACAAAAATTGATGAAGCCTGTCCTACGGCTAAAACAAATGTACAAGATGTCTATAAAAACAAGTGTCTGAAGGAACAg GTTGACATGTTCAGCCAGTTGGTGGGCCTTCAACTGAGCTGCATCTTTCTTGTGAAGAACTACGGTTCAGAAGTCTTCACAAATGATGACATTGACACAATGATACTGAACACACTGAGACAGATAATAAACTATGGAGAGGACTTCCTGGACAACCTGgagcaaaactga
- the LOC121883754 gene encoding interferon-induced protein 44-like isoform X3, translating to MKWFKIWLMSYLNYISADLSKPWREMPENKTDDLSFVENYQPKKVKHLRILLHGPVGAGKSSFINSVISCLQGRINCNRAFTDATSGSSFTTQYKSHKIKTENSASSCPFVFNDTMGLEERNNHGVHVEDIKLAMKGHFDPESPLSEGDEGYNPCPTLDDKVHILVFVVDAGKLSLMDDKVVKKMKDVRRAASDLGIPQLAILTKIDEACPTAKTNVQDVYKNKCLKEQVDMFSQLVGLQLSCIFLVKNYGSEVFTNDDIDTMILNTLRQIINYGEDFLDNLEQN from the exons ATGAAGTGGTTTAAAATATGGCTTATGTCTTATTTAAACTATATATCTGCAGATTTAAGTAAGCCATGGAGGGAGATGCCAGA gaacaaaactGATGATCTCAGCTTTGTGGAAAATTATCAACCAAAAAAGGTCAAACATCTCAGAATTCTGCTTCATGGACCAGTTGGTGCTGGCAAGTCCAGTTTCATCAACTCTGTCATCAGCTGTTTACAAGGCAGAATTAACTGTAACAGAGCTTTCACAGATGCAACCTCTGGGAGCAGCTTCACCACTCAA TACAAATCTCACAAAATCAAGACTGAAAACTCAGCCAGTTCTTGTCCCTTTGTTTTCAATGACACCATGGGCCTTGAGGAAAGAAATAACCATGGAGTCCATGTGGAAGACATCAAACTGGCCATGAAAGGACAT TTTGATCCTGAATCCCCATTGTCTGAGGGTGATGAAGGTTACAACCCATGCCCCACACTAGATGACAAAGTTCACATTCTGGTTTTTGTTGTTGACGCTGGTAAATTATCTTTAATGGATGATAAGGTTGTGAAGAAAATGAAGGATGTACGACGGGCAGCCTCTGACTTGG GGATTCCCCAATTGGCAATTCTAACAAAAATTGATGAAGCCTGTCCTACGGCTAAAACAAATGTACAAGATGTCTATAAAAACAAGTGTCTGAAGGAACAg GTTGACATGTTCAGCCAGTTGGTGGGCCTTCAACTGAGCTGCATCTTTCTTGTGAAGAACTACGGTTCAGAAGTCTTCACAAATGATGACATTGACACAATGATACTGAACACACTGAGACAGATAATAAACTATGGAGAGGACTTCCTGGACAACCTGgagcaaaactga
- the LOC121883754 gene encoding interferon-induced protein 44-like isoform X2, which translates to MLMSYFTAMGGDLSKPWREMPENKTDDLSFVENYQPKKVKHLRILLHGPVGAGKSSFINSVISCLQGRINCNRAFTDATSGSSFTTQYKSHKIKTENSASSCPFVFNDTMGLEERNNHGVHVEDIKLAMKGHVRENYMFDPESPLSEGDEGYNPCPTLDDKVHILVFVVDAGKLSLMDDKVVKKMKDVRRAASDLGIPQLAILTKIDEACPTAKTNVQDVYKNKCLKEQVDMFSQLVGLQLSCIFLVKNYGSEVFTNDDIDTMILNTLRQIINYGEDFLDNLEQN; encoded by the exons ATGTTAATGTCTTACTTTACAGCTATGGGAGGAG ATTTAAGTAAGCCATGGAGGGAGATGCCAGA gaacaaaactGATGATCTCAGCTTTGTGGAAAATTATCAACCAAAAAAGGTCAAACATCTCAGAATTCTGCTTCATGGACCAGTTGGTGCTGGCAAGTCCAGTTTCATCAACTCTGTCATCAGCTGTTTACAAGGCAGAATTAACTGTAACAGAGCTTTCACAGATGCAACCTCTGGGAGCAGCTTCACCACTCAA TACAAATCTCACAAAATCAAGACTGAAAACTCAGCCAGTTCTTGTCCCTTTGTTTTCAATGACACCATGGGCCTTGAGGAAAGAAATAACCATGGAGTCCATGTGGAAGACATCAAACTGGCCATGAAAGGACATGTGAGAGAAAACTACATG TTTGATCCTGAATCCCCATTGTCTGAGGGTGATGAAGGTTACAACCCATGCCCCACACTAGATGACAAAGTTCACATTCTGGTTTTTGTTGTTGACGCTGGTAAATTATCTTTAATGGATGATAAGGTTGTGAAGAAAATGAAGGATGTACGACGGGCAGCCTCTGACTTGG GGATTCCCCAATTGGCAATTCTAACAAAAATTGATGAAGCCTGTCCTACGGCTAAAACAAATGTACAAGATGTCTATAAAAACAAGTGTCTGAAGGAACAg GTTGACATGTTCAGCCAGTTGGTGGGCCTTCAACTGAGCTGCATCTTTCTTGTGAAGAACTACGGTTCAGAAGTCTTCACAAATGATGACATTGACACAATGATACTGAACACACTGAGACAGATAATAAACTATGGAGAGGACTTCCTGGACAACCTGgagcaaaactga